In Streptomyces sp. NBC_00569, a single genomic region encodes these proteins:
- a CDS encoding class F sortase, giving the protein MSSSQPADEDGQQRKRAPWGVIALVLLTGLALIRNGSGEFDLGPPQPASAAAADRASSSPGAKAPKPLPFSAVDRVQIPAIQVNAPVMPVGVDPDGWVDAPPPEDPNLAGWFTGGVAPGEKGTAVIVGHVDNQQGPAVFYGLGSLKKGNRVQVVRKDGKTAVFEIYGIEVFEKANFPSNRVYGSTGAPELRVITCGGGFSEQNGYDGNVVVFARLVEVR; this is encoded by the coding sequence ATGTCTTCGTCCCAGCCGGCCGACGAGGACGGTCAGCAGCGAAAGCGCGCGCCGTGGGGCGTGATCGCGCTGGTTCTGCTCACCGGACTCGCGCTGATCCGCAATGGATCGGGGGAGTTCGATCTCGGTCCCCCGCAGCCCGCTTCGGCGGCGGCAGCGGATCGCGCCTCGTCCAGCCCCGGCGCGAAGGCGCCGAAGCCGTTGCCGTTCTCCGCGGTGGACCGGGTGCAGATTCCGGCGATCCAGGTGAATGCCCCGGTCATGCCCGTGGGGGTCGATCCGGACGGCTGGGTGGACGCCCCGCCGCCGGAGGACCCCAATCTCGCGGGCTGGTTCACCGGGGGCGTGGCTCCGGGTGAGAAGGGCACCGCTGTCATCGTCGGCCATGTCGACAACCAGCAAGGGCCCGCGGTCTTCTACGGCCTCGGCTCGCTCAAAAAGGGAAATCGCGTCCAGGTCGTGCGCAAGGACGGCAAGACCGCCGTGTTCGAGATCTACGGAATCGAGGTCTTCGAAAAGGCGAATTTCCCGAGCAATCGCGTCTACGGCAGTACGGGAGCACCCGAGCTGAGGGTGATCACATGCGGCGGCGGATTCTCCGAGCAGAACGGCTACGACGGGAATGTCGTCGTCTTCGCCCGCCTGGTCGAGGTGCGCTGA
- a CDS encoding SCO0930 family lipoprotein, whose product MNTWRSASLVATAAALLALTTACGQDQGDQSPNGQSVGNAAPAQGGYGNGDAYGYGDAKDAGATKAKPAGQLATWDSKKLGQVLTDSAGFTMYRFDKDTAQPPKSNCDEACLKAWPVVPADGAKAAPGVDQSLLGEVTAADGTKQLTIDGWPMYRYAMDTKPGDAKGQGVGGVWYAAGPDGKKASPAAAQPADLAGLSTRKDPKLGEIVVDKNGMTVYRFLKDSAWPIKSNCVDTCAENWPAVAPVAKNDTKGILKKGFMTYNRTDGGKQQTINCWPIYTYSGDKKPGDTNGQGVGGTWYAASPEGKPVGAPK is encoded by the coding sequence ATGAACACCTGGCGGAGCGCCTCACTCGTAGCGACAGCTGCGGCCCTGCTGGCGCTGACGACGGCGTGCGGTCAGGACCAGGGCGATCAGTCGCCCAACGGCCAGTCCGTGGGCAACGCCGCCCCGGCGCAGGGCGGTTACGGCAACGGCGACGCGTACGGCTACGGGGACGCGAAGGACGCGGGGGCGACGAAGGCGAAGCCGGCCGGGCAGCTCGCCACGTGGGACAGCAAGAAGCTCGGCCAGGTCCTCACGGACAGCGCGGGCTTCACGATGTACCGCTTCGACAAGGACACCGCGCAGCCGCCCAAGTCGAACTGTGACGAGGCCTGCCTCAAGGCCTGGCCCGTGGTGCCCGCCGACGGCGCCAAGGCCGCGCCCGGCGTCGACCAGTCCCTGCTCGGCGAGGTCACCGCGGCCGACGGCACCAAGCAGCTCACCATCGACGGCTGGCCCATGTACCGGTACGCCATGGACACCAAGCCGGGCGACGCGAAGGGGCAGGGCGTAGGGGGCGTCTGGTACGCCGCCGGGCCCGACGGCAAGAAGGCCAGCCCTGCCGCCGCGCAGCCCGCCGACCTGGCCGGCCTGTCCACACGCAAGGACCCGAAACTCGGCGAGATCGTCGTCGACAAGAACGGGATGACCGTCTACCGGTTCCTCAAGGACTCGGCCTGGCCCATCAAGTCGAACTGTGTCGACACCTGCGCGGAGAACTGGCCGGCCGTCGCGCCCGTGGCGAAGAACGACACCAAGGGCATCCTCAAGAAGGGCTTCATGACGTACAACCGCACTGACGGCGGCAAGCAGCAGACGATCAACTGCTGGCCGATCTACACCTACTCCGGCGACAAGAAGCCCGGCGACACCAATGGGCAGGGCGTGGGCGGCACTTGGTACGCCGCTTCGCCCGAGGGAAAGCCCGTGGGAGCGCCCAAGTAG
- a CDS encoding succinate dehydrogenase, translated as MTRTLWDSSVGKKTVMAVSGLIMLLYLVVHMIGNLKIFFGSGEFNHYAHWLRTVGEPFMHYEWTLWLIRVVLVVAVVAHATSAYQLSRRDIKARPAKYVHKKARSSYATRTMRWGGIILALFIVWHILDLTTGTVHPGGFQSGHPYQNVIDTFSTWYGNVVYIVAMLALGLHVQHGFWSAAQTLGVGSATRDRVLKTIANVLALLLTAGFIAVPVGVMTGLVS; from the coding sequence ATGACGCGTACGCTCTGGGACTCGTCCGTCGGCAAGAAGACAGTGATGGCCGTGAGCGGCCTGATCATGCTGCTCTACTTGGTCGTCCACATGATCGGCAACCTGAAGATCTTCTTCGGGTCGGGCGAGTTCAACCACTACGCCCACTGGCTGCGCACCGTCGGTGAGCCGTTCATGCACTACGAGTGGACGCTGTGGCTCATCCGCGTCGTACTCGTGGTCGCCGTCGTCGCCCATGCCACGTCCGCGTACCAGCTGAGCCGCCGCGACATCAAGGCCCGCCCGGCCAAGTACGTGCACAAGAAGGCCCGTTCGAGCTACGCCACGCGCACCATGCGCTGGGGCGGCATCATCCTCGCGCTGTTCATCGTGTGGCACATCCTCGACCTGACGACCGGCACCGTGCACCCGGGAGGCTTCCAGTCGGGCCACCCGTACCAGAACGTGATCGACACCTTCTCCACCTGGTACGGCAACGTCGTCTACATCGTCGCGATGCTCGCCCTCGGCCTGCACGTCCAGCACGGCTTCTGGAGCGCGGCCCAGACCCTCGGCGTGGGCAGCGCGACCCGCGACCGCGTCCTGAAGACCATCGCCAATGTTCTCGCGCTGCTGCTCACGGCCGGCTTCATCGCCGTACCCGTGGGCGTCATGACCGGATTGGTGAGCTGA
- a CDS encoding VOC family protein gives MIRWVCAFIDRPEAHFGAACDFWTRVTGTRLSAPRGDRDEFATLLPEDSADPYLKAQAVAGPGGAHLDFAVDDLARTLALASRLGATPVHTEDGLEVLRSPGGQLFCLVPWSGEHRRPAPVTAPDGSTSRLDQVCVDLAPAVYEAEIDFWTTFTGWTSTPGTLPEFHTIRPPAELPVRILLQRLTDPRPTGAHLDLACTDIEATRTWHESLGATLRSRGAHWLVLQDPSATTYCLTSRPPE, from the coding sequence GTGATCCGCTGGGTGTGCGCCTTCATCGACCGGCCGGAGGCACACTTCGGCGCGGCCTGCGACTTCTGGACACGGGTCACGGGGACGCGGCTGTCCGCGCCCCGCGGTGACCGCGACGAGTTCGCGACACTGCTCCCGGAGGACTCGGCCGATCCGTACCTGAAGGCGCAGGCGGTCGCCGGCCCCGGAGGCGCACACCTGGACTTCGCGGTGGACGACCTCGCTCGGACGCTGGCCCTGGCAAGCCGCCTCGGCGCGACGCCCGTCCACACGGAGGACGGCCTCGAGGTCCTGCGCTCACCCGGCGGCCAGCTGTTCTGCCTGGTCCCGTGGTCCGGCGAGCACCGGCGCCCCGCCCCCGTCACGGCCCCCGACGGGTCGACGAGCCGCCTGGACCAGGTCTGCGTCGACCTGGCCCCGGCGGTGTACGAGGCGGAGATCGACTTCTGGACGACCTTCACCGGCTGGACCTCGACGCCGGGCACGCTCCCGGAATTCCACACGATCCGCCCCCCGGCGGAACTCCCCGTACGCATCCTGCTGCAACGCCTCACGGACCCCCGCCCCACAGGCGCCCACCTGGACCTGGCCTGCACGGACATCGAGGCAACGCGCACCTGGCACGAATCACTGGGCGCGACGCTCCGGTCAAGGGGCGCACACTGGCTGGTCCTGCAAGACCCCTCGGCAACGACGTACTGCCTGACGTCCAGACCCCCCGAGTGA
- a CDS encoding SAM-dependent methyltransferase, translating to MERPAWAPQGIDISVPSVSRIYDYYLGGSHNFEVDREAARKAMEFMPGLPKIMQANRAFMRRAVRYAVQEGVTQFLDIGSGIPTFGNVHEVAQAADSAARVVYVDHDPVAVAHSRAVLDGNDRAAVVTADLRKPRDILAAPEVGELLDLDKPVALLLVAVLHFVEDTDDPQAAVAELRDALAPGSLLIVTHAAYEGIPVPAARAAGTVDVYKNIRNPLIMRSREEIARFFEGYEMVEPGLVQMPDWRPESAPADEDPYAFSGCAGVGRKA from the coding sequence ATGGAGCGTCCCGCCTGGGCCCCTCAGGGCATCGACATCTCGGTGCCCAGCGTGTCCCGGATCTACGACTACTACCTGGGCGGTTCGCACAACTTCGAGGTGGACCGGGAGGCGGCCCGAAAGGCGATGGAGTTCATGCCGGGGCTTCCCAAGATCATGCAGGCGAATCGTGCCTTCATGCGCCGGGCGGTGCGTTACGCGGTCCAGGAGGGCGTCACCCAGTTCCTGGACATCGGATCCGGAATCCCCACTTTCGGCAACGTCCACGAGGTGGCCCAGGCGGCCGACTCCGCAGCGCGCGTCGTCTACGTCGACCACGACCCGGTCGCCGTCGCGCACAGCCGGGCCGTCCTCGACGGCAACGACCGCGCGGCCGTCGTGACCGCCGACCTGCGCAAGCCCCGGGACATCCTCGCGGCACCCGAGGTCGGTGAACTCCTCGATCTGGACAAGCCGGTCGCCCTGCTCCTCGTCGCCGTCCTGCACTTCGTCGAGGACACCGACGACCCGCAGGCCGCCGTCGCCGAACTGCGGGACGCCCTCGCGCCCGGCAGCCTCCTGATCGTCACGCACGCCGCGTACGAGGGCATCCCCGTGCCCGCCGCGCGCGCCGCCGGCACGGTCGACGTGTACAAGAACATCCGCAACCCGCTGATCATGCGCTCGCGCGAGGAGATCGCGCGGTTCTTCGAGGGATACGAGATGGTGGAACCCGGACTCGTACAGATGCCCGACTGGCGGCCGGAGAGCGCGCCCGCGGACGAGGATCCATATGCCTTCTCGGGCTGTGCCGGCGTGGGGCGCAAGGCGTGA
- a CDS encoding bestrophin-like domain, with protein MSEWLVLTLAMVAACAVVLAVTVLQQRRIGDDDDPSETPDVIEYMTMMIGVVYAIVLGLAIAGVWEGRSAAQDHVRNEAQALHEVHERVRVYPTEVRTRIRADVDTYVSHVVTTEWRTMKNQGHLTAEGTRLLDKVRHDVTDYQPKTDFEAQAYQPLLDQITAADDARNARADSTGATMPGVVWFGLITGGLVTIGMVFALQIRRTARELILAGLFSALIAFLLFLVWDLDAPYSRGVAATVEPFLMLFPHAGG; from the coding sequence TTGTCGGAATGGCTTGTTCTCACCCTCGCGATGGTGGCCGCGTGCGCGGTCGTGCTCGCCGTGACCGTCCTTCAGCAGCGCAGGATCGGTGACGACGACGACCCGAGCGAGACCCCGGACGTCATCGAGTACATGACGATGATGATCGGCGTGGTGTACGCCATCGTCCTGGGCCTCGCCATCGCAGGTGTCTGGGAGGGCCGCAGCGCCGCCCAGGACCACGTACGCAACGAGGCGCAGGCCCTGCACGAGGTCCATGAACGCGTCCGCGTCTACCCGACGGAGGTCAGGACCCGCATCCGCGCGGATGTCGACACGTATGTCAGCCATGTCGTCACCACCGAGTGGCGCACGATGAAGAACCAGGGCCATCTCACCGCCGAGGGCACCCGGCTCCTCGACAAGGTGCGCCACGACGTCACCGACTACCAGCCGAAGACGGACTTCGAGGCGCAGGCCTACCAGCCGCTGCTCGACCAGATCACCGCCGCGGACGACGCCCGCAACGCGCGCGCGGACTCCACCGGCGCCACGATGCCGGGCGTCGTGTGGTTCGGCCTCATCACGGGAGGGCTCGTCACGATCGGCATGGTCTTCGCGCTCCAGATCCGCCGGACGGCACGCGAACTGATCCTCGCCGGGCTCTTCTCGGCGCTGATCGCGTTCCTGCTCTTCCTGGTCTGGGACCTCGACGCGCCCTACAGCCGCGGGGTCGCGGCCACGGTGGAACCGTTCCTCATGCTGTTCCCGCACGCCGGGGGGTGA
- a CDS encoding fumarate reductase/succinate dehydrogenase flavoprotein subunit, which translates to MNSYAEYATGEPVVDTKAPEGPVNERWDTRRFEAKLVNPANRRKHTVIVVGTGLAGGSAGATLAEQGYHVVQFCYQDSPRRAHSIAAQGGINAAKNYRNDGDSVHRLFYDTVKGGDFRARESNVHRLAQISVEIIDQCVAQGVPFAREYGGLLDTRSFGGVQVSRTFYARGQTGQQLLLGAYQALSRQIAAGNIEMHARTEMLDVIVVDGKARGIVARDLITGKIDTYFADAVVLASGGYGNVFYLSTNAMNSNATAVWRAHRRGAYFANPCFTQIHPTCIPRTGDHQSKLTLMSESLRNDGRIWVPKAKGDDRPPNKIPEDERDYYLERIYPSFGNLVPRDIASRAAKNVCDEGRGVGPGGQGVYLDFADAISRMGRKAVEEKYGNLFDMYARITAENPYEVPMRIYPAVHYTMGGLWVDYDLQTTIPGLFAVGEANFSDHGANRLGASALMQGLADGYFVLPSTINDYLARNPHRDEVSAEHPVVQEVLAETEDRINLLLAVDGDRTPDSFHRELGELMWEFCGMARTEEGLRKALDRIPQIREEFWRRIKVPGTGEEFNQSLEKANRIVDYLELAELMCLDALHRAESCGGHFREESQTPDGEAARRDEEFSYAAAWEFTATGDAPVLHKEDLVFEYVHPTQRSYA; encoded by the coding sequence ATGAATTCCTACGCGGAGTACGCGACCGGTGAGCCGGTCGTCGACACCAAGGCCCCCGAGGGCCCCGTCAACGAGCGCTGGGACACCCGCCGCTTCGAGGCGAAACTGGTCAACCCGGCCAACCGCCGCAAGCACACCGTGATCGTCGTCGGTACCGGCCTGGCCGGCGGCTCCGCGGGCGCCACGCTCGCCGAACAGGGCTACCACGTCGTCCAGTTCTGCTACCAGGACTCCCCGCGCCGCGCCCACTCGATCGCCGCGCAGGGCGGCATCAACGCCGCGAAGAACTACCGCAACGACGGCGACTCCGTCCACCGCCTGTTCTACGACACGGTCAAGGGCGGCGACTTCCGCGCCCGCGAGTCGAACGTCCACCGCCTCGCGCAGATCTCCGTCGAGATCATCGACCAGTGCGTCGCGCAGGGCGTCCCGTTCGCCCGCGAGTACGGCGGCCTGCTCGACACCCGCTCCTTCGGCGGCGTCCAGGTCTCCCGTACGTTCTACGCCCGCGGCCAGACGGGCCAGCAGCTGCTCCTCGGCGCGTACCAGGCGCTGTCCCGGCAGATCGCCGCCGGGAACATCGAGATGCACGCGCGTACCGAGATGCTCGACGTGATCGTCGTCGACGGCAAGGCGCGCGGCATCGTCGCCCGCGACCTGATCACCGGGAAGATCGACACGTACTTCGCCGACGCCGTCGTCCTCGCGTCCGGCGGCTACGGCAACGTCTTCTACCTGTCGACGAACGCCATGAACTCCAACGCGACCGCCGTGTGGCGGGCGCACCGGCGCGGTGCGTACTTCGCGAACCCGTGCTTCACGCAGATCCATCCCACCTGTATCCCGCGCACCGGCGACCACCAGTCGAAGCTGACGCTGATGAGTGAGTCGTTGCGCAACGACGGCCGGATCTGGGTCCCGAAGGCCAAGGGCGACGACCGCCCGCCGAACAAGATCCCCGAGGATGAGCGCGACTACTACCTCGAGCGCATCTACCCCTCCTTCGGCAACCTCGTGCCCCGCGACATCGCCTCGCGTGCCGCGAAGAACGTGTGCGACGAGGGCAGGGGAGTGGGCCCCGGCGGCCAGGGCGTGTACCTGGACTTCGCCGACGCGATCAGCCGTATGGGCAGGAAGGCCGTCGAGGAGAAGTACGGCAACCTCTTCGACATGTACGCGCGGATCACCGCGGAGAACCCGTACGAGGTGCCCATGCGCATCTACCCCGCCGTGCACTACACGATGGGCGGCCTGTGGGTCGACTACGACCTCCAGACCACGATCCCGGGGCTGTTCGCGGTCGGCGAGGCCAACTTCTCCGACCACGGCGCCAACCGCCTGGGCGCGAGCGCGCTCATGCAGGGTCTGGCCGACGGCTACTTCGTGCTTCCTTCGACCATCAACGACTATCTCGCGCGCAACCCGCACCGCGATGAGGTGAGCGCCGAACACCCCGTCGTCCAGGAGGTGCTGGCCGAGACCGAGGACCGGATCAACCTCCTCCTCGCCGTCGACGGCGACCGCACCCCCGACTCCTTCCACCGTGAACTCGGCGAACTCATGTGGGAGTTCTGCGGCATGGCCCGTACGGAGGAGGGCCTGCGCAAGGCCCTCGACCGGATCCCGCAGATCCGCGAGGAGTTCTGGCGCCGCATCAAGGTGCCGGGCACCGGCGAGGAGTTCAACCAGTCGCTGGAGAAGGCCAACCGCATCGTCGACTACCTGGAGCTCGCCGAGCTCATGTGCCTCGACGCCCTGCACCGCGCCGAGTCCTGCGGCGGCCACTTCCGCGAGGAGTCCCAGACCCCGGACGGCGAGGCCGCCCGCCGTGACGAGGAGTTCTCCTACGCGGCCGCCTGGGAGTTCACCGCCACCGGCGACGCCCCCGTCCTGCACAAGGAAGACCTCGTCTTCGAGTACGTCCACCCCACTCAGCGGAGCTACGCATGA
- a CDS encoding putative bifunctional diguanylate cyclase/phosphodiesterase, translated as MSGEPDGPEDRLSRFATIWSRAIFPVTATSLTRVEFEKELMPLARRLRDALGERTLDAPAAQAVGAALIGVHCTDPEALTRTLDVVDAYLVLYCRPDEDRREDELRARCARLQHAVAAGFAQALRERTLVEQEAISRAALSARSAVAEALHASEARFRAVFHGAAIGIGIADLEGTVLEANDALVRMFGGAENLVRGRNVVEWTHPEDAPHVWRLYEELVRGEREHYRVEKAFYRPDGTALWTNLTVSLLRDADGVPQYQLALVEDTTERRLLNLRLRYEATHDALTGLPNRTLFFERLEKALAAGDGMRFGLCYLDLDGFKTINDSLGHAAGDRLLVEVADRLQGCATAPGEMVARLGGDEFVALTTGRDTAAEVDDLAGRIMHALATPIRIDGRELTVRGSIGIVEGPAAGERSPAEVLRSADITMYRAKSAGGNRYELADPEADARAITRHGLTTALPAALERAEFFIEYQPLVHLGDGSVRGAEALVRWLHPQHGVLGPDQFIPLAEDTGLIVPLGRWVLEESVRQARVWQERYEDAGPLRINVNLSPMQLTHPGLVSDTVDILERFGLEPGALCLEVTESALIGADDDLLKPLRRLAEMGVDIALDDFGTGYSNLANLRRLPVSVLKLDRSFTQGMQRFPADPVDLKIVEGIVALAHSLDLSVTVEGVETGAQAEQLRHLGCDTAQGWYYARPGPPDRLHELALCDATG; from the coding sequence GTGAGCGGCGAACCGGACGGGCCCGAGGACAGACTGAGCAGATTCGCGACCATCTGGAGCCGGGCGATCTTCCCGGTGACGGCGACCTCCCTCACCCGGGTCGAGTTCGAGAAGGAACTCATGCCGCTCGCAAGGCGGTTGCGGGACGCGCTCGGCGAGCGCACCCTGGACGCGCCCGCCGCCCAGGCCGTCGGCGCGGCGCTGATCGGCGTGCACTGCACCGACCCCGAGGCGCTCACCCGCACCCTCGACGTCGTCGACGCCTACCTCGTCCTGTACTGCCGTCCCGACGAGGACCGGCGTGAGGACGAGCTGCGGGCGCGCTGCGCGCGGCTCCAGCACGCCGTCGCCGCCGGCTTCGCCCAGGCCCTGCGCGAGCGGACCCTTGTCGAACAAGAGGCCATCTCCCGGGCGGCCCTGAGCGCGCGCAGCGCGGTCGCCGAGGCCCTGCACGCGAGCGAGGCCCGGTTCCGCGCGGTGTTCCACGGAGCGGCCATCGGCATCGGCATAGCCGACCTCGAAGGCACGGTCCTGGAGGCCAACGACGCGCTCGTGCGCATGTTCGGCGGCGCCGAGAACCTGGTGCGCGGCCGCAACGTCGTCGAGTGGACCCACCCCGAGGACGCCCCGCACGTATGGCGCCTGTACGAGGAGCTGGTGCGCGGCGAGCGCGAGCACTACCGCGTGGAGAAGGCGTTCTACCGCCCCGACGGCACCGCCCTGTGGACGAACCTGACCGTCTCCCTCCTGCGCGACGCCGACGGAGTGCCGCAGTACCAGCTGGCACTGGTGGAAGACACCACCGAACGCCGCCTCCTCAACCTGCGGCTGCGCTACGAGGCCACCCACGACGCGCTCACCGGGCTCCCCAACAGGACGCTGTTCTTCGAGCGACTTGAGAAGGCGCTCGCCGCCGGCGACGGCATGCGTTTCGGCCTGTGCTACCTCGACCTCGACGGCTTCAAGACCATCAACGACAGCCTCGGCCACGCGGCGGGCGACCGGCTCCTCGTCGAGGTCGCCGACCGGCTCCAGGGCTGCGCCACCGCGCCCGGCGAGATGGTGGCGAGGCTCGGCGGCGACGAGTTCGTCGCGCTGACCACCGGCCGTGACACCGCGGCCGAGGTCGACGACCTCGCCGGACGCATCATGCACGCGCTGGCCACGCCCATCCGCATCGACGGACGCGAACTGACCGTGCGCGGCTCCATCGGCATCGTGGAGGGGCCCGCGGCGGGCGAGCGCAGTCCCGCGGAGGTGCTGCGCAGCGCCGACATCACCATGTACCGCGCCAAGTCGGCCGGCGGCAACCGCTACGAACTCGCCGACCCCGAGGCCGACGCGCGTGCCATCACCCGCCACGGCCTCACGACCGCACTGCCCGCGGCCCTGGAGCGCGCCGAGTTCTTCATCGAGTACCAGCCGCTCGTCCACCTCGGCGACGGCAGCGTGCGGGGCGCCGAGGCGCTCGTGCGGTGGCTGCATCCGCAGCACGGCGTGCTCGGGCCCGACCAGTTCATCCCGCTCGCCGAGGACACCGGACTCATCGTGCCGCTCGGGCGCTGGGTCCTGGAGGAGTCCGTCCGCCAGGCCCGGGTCTGGCAGGAGCGTTACGAGGACGCCGGGCCCCTGCGCATCAACGTGAACCTGTCCCCGATGCAGCTCACCCACCCGGGCCTCGTCTCCGACACCGTCGACATCCTGGAGCGCTTCGGACTCGAACCCGGCGCGCTCTGCCTCGAAGTCACCGAGTCCGCCCTGATCGGCGCCGACGACGATCTCCTCAAGCCGTTGCGGCGCCTCGCCGAGATGGGCGTGGACATCGCGCTCGACGACTTCGGCACGGGGTACTCGAACCTCGCGAACCTGCGCCGGCTCCCGGTGAGCGTCCTCAAGCTGGACCGCTCCTTCACGCAGGGCATGCAGCGTTTCCCCGCCGACCCCGTCGACCTGAAGATCGTCGAGGGCATCGTCGCGCTCGCACACAGCCTCGACCTCTCGGTCACCGTGGAGGGCGTGGAGACGGGCGCGCAGGCCGAGCAGCTGCGCCACCTGGGCTGCGACACGGCGCAGGGCTGGTACTACGCCCGCCCTGGCCCGCCGGACCGCCTGCACGAGCTCGCCCTGTGCGACGCGACGGGGTGA
- a CDS encoding universal stress protein translates to MNAQQPHQFERGTDGPKVIVVGVDGSDSSLRAASYAGGLARRQRALLAVVYIQPVMAAGAALGVPVADTTDEIAEGLIAEIREAAERVKDIYEVRWEFHTFRGDPYNGLVTAADELKADAVVVGASEQAGHRIVGSVAIRLVKAGRWPVTVVP, encoded by the coding sequence GTGAACGCACAGCAGCCACACCAGTTCGAACGCGGTACGGACGGCCCCAAGGTGATCGTGGTCGGAGTGGACGGCTCCGACTCCTCGCTGCGCGCCGCGTCCTATGCCGGGGGCCTCGCGCGCCGTCAGCGCGCTCTCCTCGCCGTCGTCTACATCCAGCCCGTCATGGCCGCCGGCGCCGCGCTCGGCGTCCCCGTGGCCGACACCACGGACGAGATCGCCGAGGGTCTGATCGCCGAGATCAGGGAGGCGGCGGAGCGGGTGAAGGACATATACGAGGTGCGCTGGGAGTTCCACACCTTCCGCGGCGATCCGTACAACGGCCTGGTCACCGCCGCCGACGAACTCAAGGCGGACGCCGTGGTCGTCGGCGCGTCCGAGCAGGCGGGACACCGCATCGTCGGGTCGGTCGCGATCCGGCTGGTGAAGGCCGGGCGCTGGCCCGTCACCGTGGTCCCGTAA
- a CDS encoding DNA-binding protein, with the protein MTDGTASTGFPRGIGAPALRALNGAGYTELAQLADVPVNELKALHGMGLKALRVLGEALAERGLALGGPR; encoded by the coding sequence ATGACGGACGGCACGGCATCCACCGGTTTTCCGCGCGGGATCGGCGCTCCGGCGCTGCGTGCGCTGAACGGGGCCGGATACACGGAACTCGCCCAGCTCGCGGACGTGCCCGTGAACGAGCTGAAGGCGCTGCACGGGATGGGTCTCAAGGCGCTGCGGGTCCTCGGCGAGGCACTGGCCGAGCGGGGGCTGGCGCTGGGCGGGCCGCGCTGA
- a CDS encoding LysR family transcriptional regulator: protein MQFQQLQYFVAVAETRHFTRAAEVVHVAQPSLSQQIRSLERELGADLFLRARGNITLTDAGEALLPLARRILADADTARQEVHELAQLKSGRVRLGATPSLCTGLLPDVLRTFHDRYPGIRLMIEEGGSHDLVRELARGALDLALVVLPLPAPAPALTTVELLREDLVVVSSPDAPRPGRGRSVRISDLEGERLVMFRHGYDLRELTVAACRAEGFEPDFAVEGGEMDAVLGFVRAGLGVAVVPHMVATRVGADLRVTPLARPGLHRTIALAHRSDVAPPRAARELQRMLLER from the coding sequence ATGCAGTTCCAGCAGCTCCAGTACTTTGTCGCGGTCGCCGAGACCCGGCACTTCACCCGGGCCGCCGAAGTGGTCCATGTCGCCCAGCCGTCGCTGTCCCAGCAGATCCGGTCCCTGGAGCGGGAGCTGGGCGCGGATCTCTTCCTGCGCGCCCGCGGGAACATCACGCTCACCGACGCGGGCGAGGCGCTCCTTCCGCTGGCCCGCCGCATCCTCGCCGACGCGGACACGGCCCGGCAGGAGGTGCACGAGCTGGCGCAGCTCAAGAGCGGCCGGGTCCGGCTCGGCGCCACGCCCTCACTGTGCACCGGCCTGCTGCCCGATGTGCTGCGCACCTTCCACGACCGGTATCCCGGCATCCGCCTGATGATCGAGGAGGGCGGCTCCCACGACCTCGTACGCGAACTCGCGCGCGGCGCGCTGGATCTGGCGCTCGTGGTGCTTCCACTGCCCGCGCCGGCGCCCGCGCTCACCACGGTGGAGTTGCTGCGGGAGGATCTGGTGGTCGTGTCGTCGCCGGATGCGCCGCGGCCCGGACGGGGGCGGTCCGTGCGCATCTCCGATCTTGAGGGCGAGCGGCTTGTGATGTTCCGGCACGGCTATGACCTGCGGGAACTGACGGTTGCCGCGTGCCGGGCGGAGGGGTTCGAGCCGGATTTCGCGGTGGAGGGCGGGGAGATGGACGCGGTGCTGGGGTTCGTGCGGGCGGGACTCGGGGTGGCCGTCGTGCCGCACATGGTCGCTACGCGGGTGGGGGCCGATCTGCGGGTGACTCCGCTGGCCCGTCCCGGGCTGCACCGGACCATTGCGCTGGCCCATCGCAGCGATGTGGCTCCGCCTCGGGCCGCGCGGGAGCTTCAGCGGATGTTGCTCGAGCGGTGA